One Coffea arabica cultivar ET-39 chromosome 5c, Coffea Arabica ET-39 HiFi, whole genome shotgun sequence DNA window includes the following coding sequences:
- the LOC140007634 gene encoding uncharacterized protein, with the protein MLLLVYEYSSILTKCEGYACAYRLVVNMETRGQRKGRQPRQPRNERVANGSGIDQNVESSVGRGNDQMGQVLTRMTDILELLVAQQGQGVGQGNQRGNQEIGEDRALERFQKFFPPKFAGGPDPEVAENWLENIRNIFDALDYTEERQVTFAVFQLEGAARAWWNVIRNKWERDQTLRTWINFVREFNEKFLPPLVQEKREDDFIKLRQGTLSVAEYETRFTKLSTYAPELVATERKRIRRFIQGLDLEIQDALAAAQVETFSDALEKAQRVESTKSQLRALQARKRDASDSTLGGNGPPPKVRKEVDGVGLLFPAPLMIKEPKGTMSRGTSVEQTRSKKTSQASQVTTPRPTCGYCGRTNHIEENCWLKGRKCMGCGSTTHKVHDCPRRYPRETTAPQGNGTVPRQVNGRRNRPMASERKHNMNTPHGSELSEITEGMNFEDEILLRRGGCEDS; encoded by the coding sequence ATGTTGCTACTGGTATATGAGTATAGTTCAATTTTAACTAAGTGTGAGGGTTATGCATGTGCGTATAGATTagttgtgaacatggaaactagaggacaacgaaagggacgtcaacctagacaaccccgaaatgaaagagtagctaatgggtccggtattgatcaaaacgttGAGTCAAGTGTtgggagaggaaatgaccaaatgggacaagttttaactcgcatgacggatatccTGGAGCTCTTGgtagctcaacaaggtcaaggtgttggacaaggaaaccaacgtggaaaccaagagataggggaggatcgagctttagagcggtttcaaaaatttttcccgcccaagtttgctggaggacctgatccagaggtggctgagaattggttagagaatataagaaatatattcgatgccttggattacacagaggagagacaagtcacctttgctgtatttcaacttgaaggagcagcccgagcctggtggaatgttataagaaacaagtgggaaagagatcaaaccctaaggacttggataaactttgtacgtgaatttaatgagaaatttcttcctccacttgtccaagaaaagagagaagatgattttataaagcttcgtcaaggaactttgagcgtagctgagtatgaaacacgctttacaaagttatctacatatgccccagaattggtggctactgaacggaagagaataagaaggtttatccaaggattagatttggaaatccaagatgcccttgctgcagcacaggttgaaacatttagtgacgctctcgaaaaagcgcaaagggtagaaagcacaaaatctcaactgagagctctccaagcaaggaaaagagatgCATCTGATAGTACACTAGGAGGaaatggaccaccacccaaagttagaaaagaagtggatggagtaggactgttatttcctgcaccactcatgataaaggaaccaaaaggaactatgtcgcgagggacttcagtagaacagacacgatcaaagaaaacctcgcaagccagtcaggtcacaacacctcgtccgacttgtggatattgtggaaggacgaatcacattgaagaaaactgttggctaaagggacgaaagtgtatggggTGTGGGAGTACCACccataaagttcatgactgtccaaggaggtatccacgagaaactactgctccacaaggaaatggaactgtccctcgacaagtcaatggaaggagAAACCGACCAATGGCATCAGAAAGAAAGCATAACATGAACACACCACATGGTTCAGAGttgtctgagattacagaaggtatgaatttcgaggacgaaattcttttaaggaggggaggttgtgaggactcgtaa